A region of Mesorhizobium sp. AR02 DNA encodes the following proteins:
- a CDS encoding DUF899 family protein, translating to MITFPNESARYRTAREKLLNKEIELRRAMEAVAEARRALPPGGLIRQDYVFDALDADGKPAKTKLSELFAPGKDSLILYQMMFPRHPQETRDVAMSGGTATLARPDQPCPSCTALLDQLDGAVGHLEAAGFNFAVMAKTGLENLLTLSRDRGWRNMRLVSSAANSFKRDYNAEDTDGAQIPLLSVFHRDGDAIRHFWSSELGFAPTDPGQDPRAIGTCEILWNLMDFTPEGRPDWREQLQYGAGCCH from the coding sequence ATGATCACCTTTCCTAACGAATCCGCCAGATACCGCACCGCCCGCGAAAAGCTCTTAAACAAGGAAATCGAGCTGCGCCGCGCCATGGAGGCGGTGGCCGAGGCGCGCCGCGCGCTGCCGCCGGGTGGGCTGATCCGCCAGGATTATGTCTTCGATGCGCTCGATGCCGACGGCAAGCCGGCGAAGACAAAACTGTCGGAGCTGTTCGCGCCGGGCAAGGATTCGCTCATCCTCTACCAGATGATGTTTCCACGCCATCCGCAGGAGACGCGCGACGTGGCGATGAGCGGCGGTACGGCCACGCTCGCCCGGCCGGACCAGCCATGCCCGTCCTGCACGGCGCTGCTCGATCAGCTCGATGGCGCTGTCGGCCATCTCGAAGCGGCCGGCTTCAATTTTGCGGTGATGGCGAAGACCGGGCTGGAAAACCTGCTCACACTCAGCCGCGACCGGGGTTGGCGCAACATGCGGCTGGTGTCGTCGGCCGCCAACAGCTTCAAGCGCGATTACAATGCCGAGGATACCGACGGCGCGCAGATCCCGCTGCTGTCGGTGTTCCACCGCGATGGTGACGCTATCCGCCATTTCTGGTCGTCCGAGCTCGGCTTCGCGCCGACCGATCCCGGCCAGGACCCGCGCGCCATCGGCACCTGCGAGATCCTGTGGAACCTGATGGATTTTACCCCGGAAGGAAGGCCGGACTGGCGCGAGCAGCTGCAGTATGGGGCGGGGTGTTGCCATTAG
- a CDS encoding Rid family hydrolase, whose amino-acid sequence MKKEVIEVPVMSDKVRSLGLPCSTAVKANGFVFISATPPVDMVTGEMVRGDIETQTEASLKALKHCLEAAGTSLENVVMVRIYAVNSGFYNAINRVYARYFSVNPPARSFVPVASWPMEFDIEIECVAVA is encoded by the coding sequence ATGAAGAAAGAAGTCATCGAAGTGCCCGTCATGTCGGACAAGGTGCGCTCACTCGGGCTGCCGTGTTCGACGGCGGTGAAGGCCAATGGCTTCGTGTTCATCTCGGCGACGCCGCCGGTGGACATGGTAACCGGCGAGATGGTGCGCGGCGACATCGAAACGCAGACCGAGGCATCGCTGAAGGCGCTGAAACATTGCCTGGAAGCGGCCGGCACCTCGCTGGAAAACGTGGTGATGGTGCGCATCTACGCCGTCAATTCCGGCTTCTACAACGCCATCAACCGGGTCTATGCGAGGTACTTCAGCGTCAACCCGCCTGCGCGGAGCTTCGTGCCGGTGGCGTCCTGGCCGATGGAGTTCGATATCGAGATCGAATGTGTGGCCGTGGCGTGA
- a CDS encoding branched-chain amino acid ABC transporter substrate-binding protein, with translation MSELRTALSRLFTILGFGLLAVMSSATHQSVAAECADIPVAVVGPMTGDWAVYGDEIRRGAQLATDDINAKGGIGGCKLALTVLDDQGNPDAAIAMAKTLAKDRIRFVVGHYNSGASIPAAQIYAKNNTLMVSPASTNPTLTEFKLWNVARTAGRDDVQGTFAGEYMAGHFPARNLAVVSDGTPYGDGLADKARKALRAKRHPEKLATKIPYDQADFADLIRKMRAAKIEIVFFAGLAGQLGPLIRQTDEAGLHVQFISGDGAMVKDLTVLAGPAIENTLIAFSPEDRSNPAAANVVARFRSQGFEPEAYTLKSYAAVQVIAGGIGMAGVQAPRLVAAAIRSGKPISTVLGDLTFDAKGDRREPDVAMYVWTRQANGGFSLKPMK, from the coding sequence ATGAGCGAATTGCGGACTGCATTGTCGCGGCTTTTCACAATATTGGGCTTTGGACTGCTGGCCGTGATGTCGTCAGCGACTCACCAGTCCGTTGCTGCGGAATGTGCCGATATTCCCGTCGCCGTGGTCGGCCCCATGACAGGAGATTGGGCGGTTTACGGCGACGAAATACGCCGTGGTGCCCAACTCGCAACGGACGACATCAATGCCAAGGGTGGCATAGGAGGATGCAAGCTGGCGCTCACCGTGCTTGATGATCAGGGCAACCCCGATGCCGCCATCGCCATGGCCAAGACATTGGCGAAAGACAGAATTCGTTTCGTTGTCGGCCACTACAATTCAGGGGCGTCGATCCCGGCTGCGCAAATCTATGCCAAGAACAACACGCTGATGGTCAGCCCGGCATCGACAAATCCCACGCTCACCGAATTCAAACTTTGGAACGTTGCCCGGACAGCAGGGCGCGACGATGTTCAGGGGACGTTTGCCGGTGAGTATATGGCGGGTCATTTTCCAGCGCGGAATCTGGCTGTTGTCAGCGACGGCACGCCCTATGGCGACGGTCTGGCGGACAAAGCCAGGAAGGCACTGCGCGCAAAGCGGCACCCTGAAAAGCTGGCCACCAAAATCCCATACGACCAAGCCGACTTTGCCGACCTCATCCGCAAAATGAGGGCCGCGAAGATCGAGATTGTCTTCTTTGCCGGGTTGGCGGGCCAGTTGGGGCCTCTCATTCGGCAAACCGACGAGGCTGGTCTGCACGTGCAGTTCATCTCGGGCGACGGAGCCATGGTCAAGGATCTGACCGTCCTGGCCGGGCCGGCCATCGAAAACACCCTGATCGCGTTTTCACCCGAGGACCGGTCCAATCCTGCGGCTGCGAACGTCGTCGCACGTTTCCGCTCCCAGGGCTTCGAGCCGGAGGCCTATACGCTGAAGTCCTATGCCGCCGTCCAGGTGATCGCCGGGGGTATCGGGATGGCAGGTGTCCAGGCGCCGAGACTTGTCGCCGCCGCCATACGGTCAGGCAAGCCGATTTCGACCGTCCTAGGCGATCTGACGTTCGATGCCAAAGGTGACCGGCGTGAGCCTGATGTAGCGATGTATGTATGGACGAGGCAGGCGAACGGTGGTTTTTCGCTGAAGCCGATGAAATAG